AATTAATGCACTTTTTTCCTCAGGGCAAGCTGGGGGCGACAGGTGGTAGCAAACACCTATACAACAGGTAATAGCCATAAACTAAGTGAGGAGCTGACAGCTAAATTGTTAAACTTAACCCCCCCCCGCCATATataaaacaaagcaataaaCCTCGAAAACTATTGGATACCAGGTTGTGCAGtgtttctttaatttctttggagGAAGGTTggacatttaaacatttacaaatttCACTGAAACCAGCCttcagtggtcatttgaggaattGCAACATTTGGGTTTTCCTTAGATCCAGGAATGCGGGAAACTAGTGTTGTCGTGGGATTcagtggaacaaaaaaaaaaaaaaaacaataacaaaaagtttGATCATTCTGGACTACaatattaaaagaattttaaaaagtcacataaaataaaatctctctATCCTGTAGTTGTGCACTTCTACACGATGCGTCTTTAAGTTGGCGTTGAACTCCTGCACACATTGTTGCAGGGCCTCCGTTTGCCAACGTCATTTCAGTTCAGCGATGCTCAGTTTGGCATGACAGCGGTCCCCCGAATGCTCAGAGTAAACAGGCCCGCGGTTATGAAGCTTTTACACGCCAATCCTGCCCAACATTCCCTTTATGTGAAAGTGCTGCAGGGCTCCGATGCATAATACATGAGCACTCAGTTAATCTATTGATCCAAAATATGtcttctctctttctctgtctCATTTACTAtctgtttttccttcattctgtcattctTTCTCCATGCTTCTCGCTCAGTGTTGTCCTCGCCCGTTTCTTCCTCTTCTGCGATTCTCCATCAACGGCCTAATTACAACACGTGGAAAGACACAAGAAAAGATTAGAAGGAGAGATGAAAGAAAGACTTGCATTAGGAGGTGGGGATAATGAAAACAGTAGCCATGAAAAATGCACAAACCGTACATAAGAAATAACCCTGTGAGAGAACTCTGGTTTGAATATAAACAGCCACATGCCGAAAGGAAAGACGAGCAACACGATGCAGGTGTTCAAACCGGCCCTCATTAAAGATGAAAGTAATCTGACGGACTTTAAACCCCCACAAAAATATGGCAACAgcagaaatagaaaaaactaACAATTACGTTTTCATCATAAATCTTTCAAAAGATTACTGCGTCTGCtgcaacaacagaaaaagacatttcGAAGGAGTCCAAGTCACCACAGGAGCTTTCCTGCTTCAGCATTGATGCTGCTATCTGGTTTATTTCCTGcataggcttttatttttccatccaGTTCCTGTTCATCCATTCTTTATATCCTTCACCTTCCCTGCAATCAACCTTTTCCTTTCCTGCTCACCTGAAgtgagtttctgtttggtgAGCTGCCTCTGTCTGGTTTATCATTAAAGGTTGCCCGTGTTTGATTCCAGCCCGTTGATCAAGGATTTTTAGTCAAGAAAGTTGTGCTCTGCAGTTCAGATTTGTTCCCACAACTTTATTCAGAGGAGTAGGGGTTCATTGATCTTCGCCACCTTTATGTGGAAGACCGCTGTGAGCGATCCTGCTGTCTTCCTCATCTTCAACCAGCAGCTGCGCTGTTTTTCTCGCACAAATCATCTTCAGACGAGTGTTCAGCACACGTAAAGACGTCGTCTCTGTACAACCCGACTAAACTTTTGTGTTCTCTCCTTCATTGGACCCATCCTGCAGATTCTTTCAGACATCCCCCTCTGGCAGAATTTTCAATTATCACCGTATCAAAGCACAATTCCCGGTTGTTAACAAACATTCAGTAACTACCCTGTGTCTGTGTCCTCTGGTGACTCTGGTGTTTTTGGTAGTGAGGATGATTCAGTGCAGTCTTCCCAGTCTTGGTTCTGACATCCTCCTTACAATGTGACACTTTCCTGTAGCAAAGACAGCCATTGCAGAAAGAAACACGTATAATTAGCGGCGTTGCAGGTGCTACCTGCCCTTGCCACCCTCCTTTCACCCACCCTCAATGGCCACATTGAGGGTGGCCTCTCTGCACCCGCCAACCTGGTCAGAGCTGAACGTGACaaattcaggaaaaacaaaaaaaaaagaaaatacttttatcaaaaactttgttattggttttatctccatagcaactattttaTCTCTTGGGTTTCCTGGGAGTGACGGACAGATCTATGACATATTTAGATGAATTGGCAAAGGTACATCCAACATTTTTCCCCAGTGGCTTCTCAATGATTGAGATCCTCCAGAGGATTTTGATTTGTATctactttcaaaataatttttttggggAGAGCTTAAGACATTAcctaaggtcaaaggtcaatgaaactttgcATGAGGTTGTCTTTAGGTTGTATCTGAATTCCTTCACCTCTTACGACACAGTGCACTGTTCAGTGCATCCGCCATTTTGCCGtgccaaaatccagtgccctagaaatttcccagtgtgcatcgatgctcactagattggcaaatatagaccacaatgcattgcacttgaacattttttttaaaataatacaattcaattcaatatattttttaaccatccatgttttcatcatcagagcaTGGTGGATTCATGAATAGTCTGCGTAAAATTCTTGTATTGATTAGGTTTTTGTGAAATTGGTGATGTCATTTTgttgtataaaaaaagaaagtagtgagcatggtgtcctaTTGGTTTTAAAATACGTAGTCCGCACTTTATAACTTCTTAGTAATTAGGAGTAGGGAGGGACTTGGGAAATAGCCTTGATCTGGTGGTGTCTGTGTAAAATCTTTCTGCTGATGCCAAAGCGTTTGCCAAGAGATACAGTATAATCTGTCATTCTAAAACTATTTTTGAAaagagaatttattttttaacatgagTTTCTctcaaaaattggatttttcaCCTCAAACTCCATGGTCCTTCTTGATGTGGTAAAGTATCAGCTCCACTTCAAGCTCCTCCAGCAAAGCTGAGCTAACCCCATCTTTAAGGGAAACTCCAGAGGACGTGCAAAGGATTCTCGTTTTCAGTTTGTGTGTCTGATCTGATCGGCTTCTTCACAATCCACGGCCACAGGTGAGGGCTGTGGAACAGATTGACAGACAAATCTAAagctctcttcaccacaacagaccaGCACACTCTGCACGGATGTGCCGGTCTGTCTTCTCCCACTCCAGAACGGAGCTTAGAAAAGGCCCCCCACAGTCTAAAATAATTAGCCAGATTGTAAACAAAGATCTTCTGTGTCCAGAGAGTCTTGTGAGCTGAAGACAAACCACCTCATGCTTCAATATAGGAAGGATTTGGAAAACTAAGTCTTGGTCTTTTTTAGTTATGTTGTGGGTCATAAAAGGAGTTTTTTTAATGAGTCAAGTCCCATTAAATATTAAACTGTATTTGTCGAGTAGctcacaaaagtaaaaaaaaagtacaaaatgagAGCAGATTCTTTACTCCACCTGCGGCGTTGTCCATCAGGAGGTTAGCAAAGTCGTACGTCTACCATCTTCCAGCGCCGTGGCGTCCCATGGATGATACTTGGTCACTTGGTTGCCTGTTTTTTCGTTTCTTAAAGCCAAATGAAGCAGAAAGAGGGTCTGCCGTTTGAGTAGCAAATCGCCTTTCAGAACCTGCCGCCGCTGCAGGTGAAGTGCACAGAATTTCTCCCAAAGCGAACCTACTAACCTTTTCTTCCAGCCTTGTGTCTTTAATTTGTACTGGCAGCCGATGAAATATTTACCAGGAACCCTACAGGCAATTACATTAAAAGTGTGTGGTTAGACACCACCTACCCTTCGGCAGGCCCCCTTGGCGAGAAGTGAAGGCCGATTTGGTGAATGGTCACAAAGTTTACAACGTCAGATTTTACTCACTATCAATAATTCAGAGACTGAGGAAGTAGAGAGGGGGAAGAAAAGGAGGACAAGAGTTTACGGAGAAGGAGGGAAGGCGAGAGCGGCGTGATGAGACCGCGGCGGAAGGCTGCACTTCAGCGTCCATTTGCTAAATGTGGCAGAAATACAGCGTGTGGCAGCCATGTTCTGCTCTCTGAAAGCTTTGCAGCATGTTTGATTCCTCTGAGTCCACTGCACTCCCAGCACACACAGCTGCCCATGCATTGCTGCACAATCCCACATGCAACGCTTTTGTGAGAGGATGCACGCACAAGCAGCCTTTTGTCCGTGTTTGGAGGGCATGAAACGACAGAAATCACAGACGTCCACGGAGGTGTTTCGTTCCACCAAACAGACACGAGAAACAACAGGAAGTCGGAAATTAACCCGACACTTTGGGTGAAGCTTTGGCGCAGTTTTAATGAGGAAGATCTATCTCACTTACCTGTGCAGCAGGTATGCTGGGTTGTTACGTCACCCTACACGCCATCATCAAATAGGCCCTCACTTTGACCCAATAGCTCAATATTCCGCTTTTCCTTCACATTCATAACTTcgcctttaaagacccactttgatgaaatttgttgtttttagagttttttaacatgttcttgtggtatttttctgatgggaaaaaaatctgcttaaaatagcatttctgagtatgtcttcgttcaaatcgttgtgaatcaggagcagaagaaaaaatgcagttggaaaaaatcaTATATGTGGCATAGTAAATATGATGGGCGGGcccacaagctccattctgatgtatccccTTGCAGACAcgtagatccatgaacgtctttattTAAGCTCTATTattaagctagcgggagaacatgtaaacaaaggaatgatgggaaatgagagcagcccacaactcagaggtgcctttctaataaactcctgccgccctgcagaagctttgtcctagaaaacgacaaaggtttttggattttggctaaaaacgggaTCATCGTGATAAAAGACCAagaagaacattttgaaaattgatcattcaattcatttaaattcattttgggGTTTCTCTTTGCATTCTAGATGGTTCATCAGACCTCCTCcaccctgttctccacctggaGTGATGTTTTGGCATTGTCTGGCCTCCAACCACCATCAGGGTCCAGGCTCTGGGGTTAATCCTTCTCTTGTCAAAGTTCATTCTAAGGCGTCAGAGGCCCAGAACCAAACTGCCAAAAAATATGGACTCATTTCCTGCCCAATTTTCTGTTTCACAAAATAATCTTAATTCACATTCCTAATAGCCCTCCTCATTGAAATGACTTAAAACTTCTCTTCTCATTCTTGCAAATGTATACCAACGAAAAATCTAAAGAGCAACGATAAACATTTAAAGCTGCCCATAAAGAGTTAGCGAAGCttatttcccagcatgcctcagGGCGGCAGagacttttcatgtttttaatggaAGGCTCAAGACCTTTTTAATCTGCTTTTAGTTGAAATTTAGGaaattatttgatattttaattatttatgttctcttttCACTACTTTGATATGTTTTTATGTGTATAAGTACATATATAttgatatatgtatatacatatttttcttaaattcatATTTACTGTTTAATATCTGTCTGTTgaggtttatttatgtatttatttggttATTGATCTATTTGAATTTATATctgtaactccagtgttttcctcagagggatcctccacatcagtgaccgacccttctcagtgaacggggtcaCTGCAGTCTGATCTCCCAGGTCTGGCTCTTAATCTTAGATcggggggggtcctgtggtagtgtaTTGTGTGAACTTGAgtgggggggtcactgatgtggacatgtacCCAAAACATCATTCCCCCACTTCAGTACAAAAActacattgcatcattttatcaatcttttttatcatggagtgtgtgtgtgtttggggggaggggggttgtcGGCATTGTGCGGGTTTTAAACAAACTATTTGTcttctccttttgtttttaaatttgatgatGTTATTATGTAATGCACTTCGAGTGACCTgagttgtaaaagtgctatacaaataaagtgtgatttgatttgatttgattgacagCACAGTTGAAGCCTTCCCCTCCACACCTTCAGCTTGGATGAAGCTCAGGTTGATCCAGGTTTTtaagaaatatatattattttaagtcaatcttagaaaagaaaaaaaacagtacttttaacactaaaaaactgtttttcaaccACATTTTTCTGTCCCAACCAAGTTCCTAAATGATGGAACCGTACAATTCCTGTCGATTTGAGAAGCAGAACAATGAACAGCAGCAGGTCCTCCTTGGAACCGATCGAgatattctgtcaaaatattGAATCActacttgttttaaaaaaaataaaaaacgcccCCCTCACCCTCCGCGgttggtttctcctccaagctcggcctgggagcttgagggtcctgcagtatcttagctgttcctgcgctcttctggactgagaggtctgaggtctttccaagTATCTGTTGTATCtgttgtctggtgtggtagatctacaccttgggtcttgtctggtgtggtagatctgagcctctatggctctggtgctcagggcttgttcctgagctgccaggatgagtgcttcagtactgtcctgtaggccagccctttctagccattggtaggacttcttgatatcagccacttcagttatggtccggtggtacatcccacgaggatctgtcctccagccatttccaattgaaaaaataaatgctcCATCACGTTTGGATTTAAACAATTCTGCAAAGAATTGTTTGCAATTGTCTGCAAAGAACAGATTACCTAAACTCCTCCATAGACATGAAAAGCTTTATTGCAGATTTTGCCACAAAGCTTGAAATAACCAGTTTCTTAAACTAGATTTTGACTGCAGTTTGTTATATGAAAAATCGTTGTTTTGGTCCAAAGTATGTAAAGAAATTAATACAAAAATTCAGAAAGTGGGTAAAAACCTCAATAAATGCGGTAAATTGAATGTTTGGACTTCCTTTTTTGTTCCACTTCCTCCCTTTACGTCCTGGCGGAGGTCCTCCTCCTGTCCCAGATGTGCTCCCTGTACTTGGTGCGTAAAGTGCCGCGCTCCCAAAGGAGCAACTGCCTGCAGGCGCCCCTGCAGAGGCAGGTGATGTATATTTGATGAGCGGGTGCTGGGGACCCTCTGGAGGGCCGGAGCTCCAGCAGGACAAAAGGCCTCGTTCAGGTTTCCTCACGCCACTGCTCCCTTTGTAGGTGAGTCAAAGCTGCTGGTTCAGACTGCAGAGCGGAAGGCAAAGTTACACCAGGgacaaagcagaaatgcagatTCAATTACATTATTACATAGATTAAACTTTAATGGGTTGCCAAGTCTGCCTTTTATGAAGTAACGAAGTTTatccttagaaaacattttggttaagaaacatttaaagatgTTGAGAATTGGAAAAGGTGATATGACATTTCTCAAATTTTTAACGTCTTTTGTTGGATTTGAAAAATGGATGAAGGTTTAGTTATTCACAGGAATAGAATTAGTTTCTTTTATTCCTGCAGCCCTGAAATTACGCATTGcacaatttcctttttattcctGCAGCCACAATAAAGAGAGTTTTGGTTATCATCTACAACATAGAACTTTGCATGAGtcattaacaaaaagaaaaaaaaatacatacttttgttttcatcacaagaaagtgtaagggggggctggtgagcatgaaggacccaaaatgcagaagcgggaggcacacggttccagggcaaggggtttattcttaaacaaaaggcgctgctaagcaaggaaaaaaaaacctcactgtGGGCTGAACAGGTAAACATGGCAGAACACGTGCATGAAAATGACGGTCAGGGAAGAGACGGtgtggaccagcacaagaggaaggcagagatgagacttaaatacaaaacaggactgacaagacacaggtgaacatgatcaggagagacTGGCACCAGGGACGTAAAACTCAGaatcatgacaaaacaggaaaccttccaaaataaaacaggaaacagaactcaaacatgacagaaacaaaaggaagcaaaaactaaggcaaagaaacccaaaccacgACAGAAGGATGGTGACCTGTTTGATTCCACAGGAGTAATTCAAAAGCAATTATTTCTTTGATGAATAAATCtatcattatttattcatttgtttgtttggtttttgttgtctttattttccctGTCTGAATCTAAAACTACGAAACAGCCCCAtaccatcacactaccaccatTGTGTTTGCCTGTTGTTCCTAAAGTTTATTCCTGAAAGTCAGTTTTAATTTGAATCCAGATTTAACAGGACACACATGTTCTAGAAAGAGCATCTTGTGTCTCATTATTGCAgaggtttttttgggggggctcATCCAAATGCCCACTGTGTTCTTGTTGTGtccatgtttttctaaaagtctCTTTCTGACTGTTGGATCTGAGGTCTCCAGGTCATTCTATCGGTTTCTGCTTCTTTCAGGATCTCCTTGTTGTGTTTATGGACTCTTGGGAGGTTCTCCTCTCTTCATGTTCTTTTCCACATGTGGATGAAACATATTCAGGCTTTGATGTTGACTGCTTGACCGACTGCAGACCCCATTGTGTATTTTTGAAGTAttagtactttttaaaaaaaaaatcaaagataagaTCTATTTGATGTGAGTTCTCTCTTGTTAACCGCCTGTCAACCATTCTCCTAAACTTCAAGGAAAATGACAAATTTTATTGCAGTTCTTAGTTTTGACATTAGGTGGAGCCACTGCCAACAGAAATTCACTTCAGCACAAAACAATTTGTCGACCACTACGTGCCTGGAGATTTGTtaattaaagcttttttaaattaacttccACCAACCAGCTTAATTTTCAAAACACTTGACCTTTGACCTACACAAAAATATCCGTTTATATAGCAGTGTGTAAAACTGAAGAATAACTTACTTGTATTCTTTAGCATTAAACTTGTTTAAACACTTTCTTCATTATATtgtgtcaaataaaataaatttttcaCAATGATCAGAATTTCAATTAATTTTGTTCCTAAATGTATAATAAAATTAATCACTAAAGAGGGGAAAAACTTAAAGCAGCTTAAGCATCGTGTAAATGTTTAGGAATTCGGTAAAGTCCAGATGGAGCAGAAGGACCTCAGTCCCATTCACCTGCACACACCTGTGTGTTCAAAACAGGTGACACCAACCTGCCTGCTGATTTTCTGCCAGTTAGGACGttacaaaaattaaattgtttCCTTAAAACTGTTCAAATAGGAAAGAATAATTAAAACATATAATTTATTGTAAAATTTAGGTAATTGGCTTTTATAACAATAACCCTTATTATtgaaatttaattcatttactGAATACAATATTTAtattctttaaaatatatactTATTGGTTTTTAtatcaaaataatacatttttgtgctttttggaaGGCCTTTGTTGGAGCAAACGCAACATTTGCGTCAATCATTTGACCCCGCCCACTTCTATGCCTCATCATCGCAATAATATTTCTTTCTGATTGTGCGTGTCAGCCGGAAATCCCCCGTTTGATTGACGCGCCGCGCCCGCTGACCTCGCGCGGTTTACGCGTAAATATTTCATCATGCGCTCTTTAGGCCTATTTATTCTTTAATTGAGAGAcgtgtgcgtgtttgtgcgCGACCGCAAAGTAAATGAACGATGATTAATTTATGCATTAATTGCCTAGACTTGAGGTCCAGCAGAGGAATTCCTGCGCGCGCATCTATTAATCATCTGAGGAGCCTCGCGCTCCACTCTTTGGAGGCTTATTGATGGTTTCAGCTCCTAAAGATGCAGATTTAGACTCACATCGGATTCCAAAAATGCTCTTTGGGTTTAAACGGCCTAAAATTACTGCAGTATTTCAGATATTTTAACTAGTAAAACTTCAAAATATTAGTGGATGATTAGAAAAATTATATTACTTAAATTGTTACATTTAAATTGATAGAAAACAACGCAACTAAAGTTCTTAGTTTTAACAGACACAAACAAGTAgttaatttgtctttttgcagtttttttttgtgtgaaatcgTGAAGAGCGTAATTTATTTTTCCTCGCTCCATTTATACACATTGTTGGAGgcagaaaatgatttttcagCATAAGTTGTTCCCCCACGCGCCCTTCCTTGTTGCTCCTCTCAAGACAGTCTTCGGCGCGCGTGGGGGCGCGTCTAAAGCCGGGCATCTCCATCTGATTGGTGCAGACATCTGACAGAAATCAGTGACGCTCCTCCAATGAGGAGTAGCCTGCAAGCAAGTGGTCCAATATAGGCGCCTGAGGCGAGGATCATCTTTACTATAGGAGTCGTTTGCAGGCGAGAAGGAGGCAGAGGATCCGCAGGAGTCTCGGAGTTACTTCTcccttctgattttttttttaattctccttGTGAAGCTCCTCCTCTGTGTGAGCGGCCGGTTCCTCTCTGAAGGCGTTTCTTCTGGAAAAATCAACCAAAACGGATCCGAACGAGGAAGACGGACAGCGACCCTCCCTTACCTCTGCAATCATGATGTCGATGAACAGCAAGCAGCCTTTCAGCATGCACCCCATCCTGCACGAGCCCAAGTACACGCCTCTGCACTCCAGCTCGGAGGCCATCCGCAGAGCGTGTCTGCCCACGCCGTCGGTGAGTCCGGCAGAACAActccagcagcagaaaaccGTTGGAATAATGATGGAACTATCACTAAATATCTGCAATCCGAAAGTTTTTAATCGAGGCGCGCGTCAGCGACAGCTGAAGGATGTCCAAACTCCAAAGAAATGACAGGAGAAatttattttctgcagaaaaaaatgtcacaagttaTTCGTTACAGTAtaacataaatagaaaaaaaaatcttcaattgACTGAAATTGTTTAGGAAATGCACTAAAACTGTGAAActgaagatgaaagaaaaagaggcaCATACGCGCCTCAGAGGCCGCCTCCTCAGCGAGGgatgagggaggaagaggaggagaggctgcGCATCCTCTGATATTGTCCCATTCATATTCAAAGCCGTCTCGTTTCAATTGTGCGCAGAAATTATTCAGGAGATcgtaaatattaaaatgaaatgaacatCCTCCCGCGCGCGGACGCACGAGCGCTCATGGGGGGGAGACGCGGTCCAGACCGCTGCCAGGGAAGTTCTGAcgtcaacaaaagaaaaaacaaacaaactacaaaCTGATTCTAAAGTTGcttgaaaataatttttggtGATGATAACAATTATCTAAACAtggtttcatttatttcaaaaacgGGTTTTGTGTCAGAAGTTTTGACAAAAGTCCTGAAGTTTGGTGCCACTGAGTATGTTTGGTTCAAAGTTTGGTTCCATCGGTTTGCTCCTCTGACCtcctccctctgctctgctgtagCTTCAGGGAAACATCTTCGCGGGCTTCGATGAGACGCTGCTGCAGAGAGCCGAGGCTTTGGCCGCCGTGGACATCGTGGCGCAGAAGAGCCACCCCTTCAAGCCGGACGCCACCTATCACACCATGACGACCATGACCAGCATGACCTGCACCCCCACCTCCTCGTCGGCGCACCTGCACCACCCGTCCGTGCTCACCTCGCACCACCACCCGGCGCACCACCAGCCGGCACAGGGCCTGGAGGGCGACCTGCTGGACCACCTCACGCCGGGCATCTCGCTGGGGGGCATGCCTGGATCCGACGTCTGCTCCACCGCCTCGCACACCGCGCACGCGCACATGTCCGCTATCAACCACATGcagcaccaccaccaccacacgcAGTCCATGAACATGCACCCGCACGGCCTGGGCTCGCACGGCTCCCTGGGGGGTTCAGGCGGGGACGCGGAGCCGGATCCCCGGGAGCTGGAGTCCTTCGCCGAGAGGTTCAAGCAGAGGCGGATCAA
The DNA window shown above is from Oryzias latipes chromosome 14, ASM223467v1 and carries:
- the LOC101157964 gene encoding brain-specific homeobox/POU domain protein 3, with protein sequence MMSMNSKQPFSMHPILHEPKYTPLHSSSEAIRRACLPTPSLQGNIFAGFDETLLQRAEALAAVDIVAQKSHPFKPDATYHTMTTMTSMTCTPTSSSAHLHHPSVLTSHHHPAHHQPAQGLEGDLLDHLTPGISLGGMPGSDVCSTASHTAHAHMSAINHMQHHHHHTQSMNMHPHGLGSHGSLGGSGGDAEPDPRELESFAERFKQRRIKLGVTQADVGAALANLKIPGVGCLSQSTICRFESLTLSHNNMVALKPILEAWLEEAERAQREKMSKPEIFNGGDKKRKRTSIAAPEKRSLEAYFAVQPRPSSEKIAAIAEKLDLKKNVVRVWFCNQRQKQKRMKFSATH